From the genome of Phlebotomus papatasi isolate M1 chromosome 2, Ppap_2.1, whole genome shotgun sequence:
aaaaattgatgttaatgtgttgaatcttctgtcaaagttaaagcgtctggaaatggttttgaatttggacatttaccctattactCTTAAGGTATTTTGAGTGATATTTTGAGtgttttataaatcggttcaaatcggttgtgaaccggtaatgaatcgattatGAATTAATGAGTAATTTAtgtccaaaattcaattttattactcttaaaactattttgggggaatttataagtattttataaatcggttcaaataaaTCGGTAGAAAACCGGTAAATAATACAAAAGTCCTTTGAGGTGTAGCGTTTAAGTTACAAGTAAATTAAGTTACGAGAATATTATTTCTAAATCCTTGAAGCAATTTAATTAGTTTTCTAAACATCATATTTCTGAGTTAGGTCCATAGAATAACCTGATAttgctttatttttcaattgaattctCTTTTTTCCAAACTCTTCTCAGTTTTTCATCGttatttcaaaaagtttctcatcgaattttcgaatacTTTGTCATTTCATTTAACCGTAAAATGTCTTTTGTACACGTTAACAGGAATACTTTTCCAactttttttatctatttattttttttaccttaaatTCATTGGATATTCATGAGCTTCACCCTCTCTCTCtcgatttttctctcttttgaaATATAATCAAGTAAAAGTGATgtattgattttttgaataattgagAGGTTCAATTCTAATTTGGAGCGACCCGCAATACAGAATATATTGATGGATTGTGCAATTTACTGTAAAAACCAGTTTGTGCACTCCTAAAAGTGTCTGTTGAAGTGCGTTGATGGGACATAAGAAATTATTGACTCTAAGTACTTTTTTGTGCGTTAGAGGGGTAAGAAGGATGTTTTCTAATGGGGATTATGGTGATTTTGCAGGACAAGACGATGACAACAATTCAGTGATAAGCAATGATTCGCGAAGTGGTAAAAATGCCCTGGAAAATGATTTGGGCGAGGAGACAGAGACAGCACCCGAGGGTGAGGGTGAGGATGATTCTGTAACGAGGTGCATTTGTGATTTGACACATGATGATGGCTACATGATTTGCTGCGATAAATGTTCAGCCTGGCAACATGTTGATTGTATGGGCATTGATAGGCAAAACATCCCCGATGAGTACAATTGTGAAGTGTGTCAGCCCAGACCAGTGGATAGAAATCGGGCTAGATCACTGCAATTGGTCAAACGGAAGGAGCAGCAGGCACTGATGTTGCTCAATACGCTGCCACAGCAGACAATTGCTGTGGAAAGTGGACAGATTGTAGGAGGACCAGTGATGGAGCAGCAGAGAAATTTGCCGCTGAATAATTTGTCACCAACTACCAAGAAACAGAAGAATTTGGGCAGGAAGAAGGGTGAGGGATTTGTAGGCAGCAAAAGGCAGAAGAGGGAGAGTGGAAGCAGAGCAAATGGAAAACGCAAGGAAACCAAGAAGACGACAAAGAGGAAGAGCAAGCAACAAACAGAAAATGGGAAGGAGGAAAAAAGCGTCATGGGCAGtaagttgtttttttattttcaaatttattaaggcagatcataattttctttaaaaaaaaaaatctggagaATTATAGAAGAAAGATTCGATAGATATTCTTTATGGACTTATCTCTTCTAATATTCTCCGATGTTCCCCaaatctctttttttaattgtatattAGGGGCAAATTCATCCACTAGACCTTGAAAAACATATAAAACCGTTTGTTATTTAAGGCTTCGGAACCTTCGAAAACTGGGCTAGACCATAAAACGGTCCTGAAACCAATATTATAATTCTAGTaaaagattttattgatttttaaaaaaaaataaatttcctaaagattggGTTAAAATTGTTCTctacgtgtttttttttttcaaggataTTCTTATTTTTGCGATCAAAAAACTATCCTTTTTTAGGATACCTTAATAATATTCACCAACTGAAATAATTTCAACCATGCCTTCAGCTCTGTCCTACGAAAATCTaagggtggaatgataacttttcgacactatcgagtcgatagtatcgataaatatatagggtaagtgtgccaaatttcgacatagttgcatataagcaccgaagtcctaagtttgaaatgcaattgatattttttgttatttctttttcggGAAGGTtatgtggaaccttgaaaactagtttatcatctttcttttctttaaatcacttcctaaaatattgaaaaagtaataaaaaagtggacattgctttgggtagtattccggccactttgagtgaaattccggccaccttgtttgtgaccaccttttgtgaagcaacggataaaaaatttcaaaacgtcaagcggaacgagtttaatatttagtttaatacgtttatatgacccacaagccctgagatcttccgtgtaatttgtcctgaagacctgaagagtagcatctcaaatttacgcgcagatttccgtagcaatttgctcttcctgaactcttccaaagccttttccacatcatctttttcatagaagcgatggttttattctctggacattgtagaactcagaaataaaaaaaaacacaaaataaataagaactttaggaaagcaaaagatgttgccggaataggcaacaattcctcaccggagagatgctcacaaagtatatacttttttacgcgaaatacaggatccagctgggaaattttacccgaaatttaaagattaattcattattaacataaacagaaacaatctttaatgaaaactaatcaattttcatgaaaaacacagcaggaaaaccttttgcacttcaccacaaatcagaagactgctagaaatACAATCgatgtcacattttttgtaagactctttccacactgagttcctacaacgcaatttaaattcaaattatacctaaaatttaacggtctttgtgtttatacatcctaaaatgattaaatctttaaaagcaaaatgaattcattaactattcgaagattacatacataattttaattaatttatttgcttggccaaaattacactcaaagtggccgaaattagaagctggccgaaatttggcacacttaccctatctgctagattaagtgaatgtcgactatTTAGACATTGTTCGGACATTCTTTGAGACAGTCTTAAAACAATTTGACTATTGATAATTATCCATATTTGTAACAGGAAGTGGAACTCTcgcttaaatttttcagaatcgacagtcgatagtatcgaaaataagttatcatgtcacccctggatATGCCTTTGCTCACTGGGATGTGACTCATATCATGCGAGACTTCTTAAAAGCCTGAAAAGCCTGAAGTCTACATTGCaacttactctgaaaaaaaaaaagttttgttaagcgGACAAAAGGATCTTGTTACATTTATGTAACAATGGTGTTGCttatcaatttaataaaaatttttctcacattttgtatggaaaataaacaacattttgacaaacttttaacaagatctagTACaattttttcgtgttaatttggcaaaacttttttttttcagagtgtgGAATTAGAattcaaagtatcaaaattGTTTATTGTTTCCAGAAATTTATTTAGATGAGAggaaatctaatctaatctttgAAACtctctaaattcaaaattttgaatgaattcAATACTTAGGGGTATGAATTTCTTCCGATTGTTTTAGACTTGAGAACGTGGATTGAGAATTATGAGTTAGCCGTGACAAATCACTATAGTCCGGAATTGCGGGCTCGTTTGCAAGCACTGGGAAAACAGCAGAGTCAGCAGCAGCTGAACAGTCACAGTGGTAATTTGAAGAATGTGGGAAATTTGGATGGAAAGTGTGGAACTGTTCCACATGCTGGTGGAAAAATTCTCATCAGTAGCCTGGAAATAACACCAAATACACCCATTGTTGAGATCAGGGGAAAATATATGCTGTCTGGACAGTACAAACAACAATTGATATCATCCAGCAATCGGATTAATCGAAATCCTGGTCCATTTATCTTTTTCTATCGATTACCAAATGATGGTCCAGAAATTTGTGTAGATACCCGAACTTATGGGAATGATGCGAGATTTGTTAGGAGATCCTGTAGGCCAAATGCTGAAGTTGTGCATTTTATTGAAAAGGGCACAATACATTTGTATATTGTGTCAATGTTGAATATTAAGGAGAGTACGGAGATAACTATAAGGCATGAACCACATGATCTTGCTGGTGTACTTCAGGGAAGTGTTGCAGCACCAAGTTCAACTGTTTGTGCTTGTGGTTTAACTAAGGATTGTATGTTTCCCAATTCTGGTGCTCCACCACTTCCACAGCCAGCTGGAGGGGGTGGAGGTGGAGGAGGAGGAGGTGGTACGAAGAATTCTGGGAAACGTGTCAATGGGAATTATCATGCAAAACAGCCGAAACGTAGTAAAAGTTTCAGTCGAAATCGTTCAACTTCGTCATCTGGGGAGAGCAATGTGGGACTTTTGTCGCCCAATGGACAAGTTTTTCTGCCCAATCAAATTTCAACTACGGCTCTAGCACCGCCAAGTATACAGCCTCAACTTCTGGAAGCTGCTGCAGCGGCACTTTCTTCACCTCAGGCGAGTCTTCCACCAACTGTGACCCAGATGATCAATCAGTATCCTCAATCACCAACGAGGAATCATCTAAATCTGTCGACGGCTTCATCGGCGACAACTATGAGTATTCCGGGAACGCCAACTTTGCTGTCTCCGAATGTTGATAGTGTGATTAAGGAGGGGAATACTGCGGTAGCGTTGTCACCAATTCAGCCACCGAGTGCTCCAGAATCGCCAATTAAAGCGCCTCCGCAGGTTGTTCCAGTTAATCCGCCGGCTACTCCGGTGCCAGTTGCTCCTGCGATACCTCCACCGATTGTTCCCAAACCAGCTGCTAGTACAACGTCTAAGAGGCAGACTAAGCAAAAGAATCCTCCAGTGCCAGTTGCTGAGGAAGCAAAGGACGAGGAACCGAAGAAAGTTGCAGTTAAGGCAGAAGAGAAACCTGTGCAGCAGCCAAAGGAGACAACAACAGAAGCTAGAAAATTGACAAGAGAAGAACGAAAGATGGAGGCAATAATGAAGGCATTTGAGAAGATGGAGAAGACATCGCAGAGGAAACAGGAGTTGAAACAGCAGAAAACGGGAAATTCGGCAGGAGGAGGAAGTTCCGGTGGACCAGTTTCACGGAGACGTAACAGCTATTCACCTTTTGGAGCTGCACAGAAAGCTCAGAAGGATGAAGAGGACAAGAAGGCGCTGAATAATCATCAACGGAAGAAGAAGCGCAAAGGCAGTAAATCCTATCAACAAGCCAATAGTCAGAGAAAGAGGCGAAGGAGTCGTATGAATTCCAATGACTCCGACAATGCTACTTCGGAAGAATCTAGCGCTATGCTATCACCACCACTTCCGGGAGCTGCTCTGTATCGAAATAGTGAACCAGTGAAGCCACAAGGATTGGATGACAATGCAGCTGGGATGCTTCTAGCTCTGGCTGGTGCTCCGGGGGGCACGACGACGTCAGATGACGCCGTGCCAGCGCTTTCTGAGCCCGAAGTCACTGGGAATTTCCACAATAGCGCTCTGAGTAGTGTTTGTATGCTCGTGGAAGCCGCTGTGGCACCGTTGGAGAATCAATGTGCCGAGAATGACTTCAAATTGCCCCACAAGACCAAGACTAAAAAGACAATTATGAATGAGTGGCTCAATCAAACGGATACGACTACAGGATATCCGGGAAGTGAGTTATTTGGAGGTGGCGGAGGCGCTGGAGCTACGAGTCCGGGAAAGAATCTCGAGACTCTTGTCCAGGCGGCCGTTTCTATACACGGCACTCAGCACTATCGATGTCGGATGCAGGAAGAACCTCAGAATCTCAGTATGATGGCTAAGAAAGTTGAGGAATTCATCTCAACGGCACAATCAATTGCTGAGGCACCCGTGGCGCCAGACGATGACGATCTGGTGGGTAGAAATTGTGGTCAAAATGAAGAAGTTGTTCTACAAATTCCACCACCACTTCCAACACCACCAACAGCCGGAGGTAGTGAGAGTGCAGTAAAGAAGCGTTGGCTGAGGCAGGCCATCTCAGAGGAGTGTCTCGATGAGATGGTTCCCTCGCCGCCAAATGGCTTTATGACTCCGCTGAAGAAGCGAAGACTGGCCAGGCAGTGTTCAGACATGGTTGAAGATTTGTCTCCAACTCAAGCTAGCTTTTTTCCCATGACACCTCAACCAGAAGATTCCGGAAAGGATTTCCCAGAGCCAGTTGCAGAAGTTGAGGTGAAAGTGGAAAAAGTCAAAGAGGAACAAACTgaaatttccaatgaaatttcAGAAGTTCCACAAGTTCCACAAGTGAAAACTGAAGAGATTCccaaggaagaagaagaagaggatgCAGAGAAGATCGAAGTTAAAATTGAGGATCCCGAAAAGGTTCCCAAAGAAGAAATTGAACCCGAATCTTTCGATATTGAACCACTGAATCcggaaaaaaatgaagataatcCCTCCAAGGAAGTTGATGGAAATCTTGGGGATATTGAAGATGCAAATAGTGATGAAATAGCTGATCTTCAgaagaaaattcattcatttcaTGCAGAAAATATTCTGATCCTGAAATCAAGGAATAGAAAGGCAAAACTCAGGGTGGAAGCTGAAGAAGAGAAGAAGCCACCGCCAAAAATCAAGAAGAAACGTTTTAGTTCAGATTGTGAGGAAACAGCTAAAAGAATCCTTGCGAGATCTTCTTCAAAATCACCGCCGAAAATTGAGCCAAAAGTGGAAAAGAGTCCAGAACCAGAAGGAATTCCAGCTCCATCGGTTCTGGAATTTCCGGCCAATTTTAATTCAAGTATTCCACCACCGCCGCCAACTTCAGCGTCAACATATTCGTCGTATTTGCTCAATAATGCCACAAATCTTATGGCAAATGTCCCACCGTCGAATCCTCTCTGCATTC
Proteins encoded in this window:
- the LOC129803087 gene encoding uncharacterized protein LOC129803087, which produces MSATLHIPSTAGGIVVDSGQAIGGSGQSETAAGGGGGGAGETGESGDGGNLAGSVINLATNEILATPQIIKLVSQDEGTVEQQSGGSQSGSKVHVISNVTLVSKAQTTPHTINFVNTTSKSINSSANSGYINAFVSKSIPPSGKIVNLVNPIKSSGGNQSMVTQKSAPIVQKVAVPRNVQVLTRVQTLTHATLGGNIIMSRLATTQPQQYQTSPKTTTVKASGYNSIPAKGQKIVSGSPQVFQQGMKIYAGNVGGQKISPQGIKAVSKAVPGLKGSAPGQVTSKMVKQVYNSVNSSAPNLTTITQQYPSTTIPKSTGIHIQSSLNNSGVPVKFNSIASGQQIGAVSQATRTLSGVSNLVIQGSNQKMVKTNKVIQVHHNSSMQQQTGQIPGNQIKMVQNTSVPFNIIQSGTIKYVNAQGNVTQPPTTKTRQNSGTFNSANTFGNSDSGQIQNPTDSTTSDDMMYVNGMSMDEEISARILQSLSQKAVYNNNRYVQQQKYLISSANVTNPVETGPIIQQQFPITQYQTQTQEVKHGPEYFRVNTSDLQTTTTTFIDNIPLVATNEEYYQRDQNYDQDDYTDGEEQITAKDTKLIMQHPALQDHTYAAPMPEGMATQEPAPVENYQNTSANSTETSLAHILMGYSCNQQRQDDDNNSVISNDSRSGKNALENDLGEETETAPEGEGEDDSVTRCICDLTHDDGYMICCDKCSAWQHVDCMGIDRQNIPDEYNCEVCQPRPVDRNRARSLQLVKRKEQQALMLLNTLPQQTIAVESGQIVGGPVMEQQRNLPLNNLSPTTKKQKNLGRKKGEGFVGSKRQKRESGSRANGKRKETKKTTKRKSKQQTENGKEEKSVMGNLRTWIENYELAVTNHYSPELRARLQALGKQQSQQQLNSHSGNLKNVGNLDGKCGTVPHAGGKILISSLEITPNTPIVEIRGKYMLSGQYKQQLISSSNRINRNPGPFIFFYRLPNDGPEICVDTRTYGNDARFVRRSCRPNAEVVHFIEKGTIHLYIVSMLNIKESTEITIRHEPHDLAGVLQGSVAAPSSTVCACGLTKDCMFPNSGAPPLPQPAGGGGGGGGGGGTKNSGKRVNGNYHAKQPKRSKSFSRNRSTSSSGESNVGLLSPNGQVFLPNQISTTALAPPSIQPQLLEAAAAALSSPQASLPPTVTQMINQYPQSPTRNHLNLSTASSATTMSIPGTPTLLSPNVDSVIKEGNTAVALSPIQPPSAPESPIKAPPQVVPVNPPATPVPVAPAIPPPIVPKPAASTTSKRQTKQKNPPVPVAEEAKDEEPKKVAVKAEEKPVQQPKETTTEARKLTREERKMEAIMKAFEKMEKTSQRKQELKQQKTGNSAGGGSSGGPVSRRRNSYSPFGAAQKAQKDEEDKKALNNHQRKKKRKGSKSYQQANSQRKRRRSRMNSNDSDNATSEESSAMLSPPLPGAALYRNSEPVKPQGLDDNAAGMLLALAGAPGGTTTSDDAVPALSEPEVTGNFHNSALSSVCMLVEAAVAPLENQCAENDFKLPHKTKTKKTIMNEWLNQTDTTTGYPGSELFGGGGGAGATSPGKNLETLVQAAVSIHGTQHYRCRMQEEPQNLSMMAKKVEEFISTAQSIAEAPVAPDDDDLVGRNCGQNEEVVLQIPPPLPTPPTAGGSESAVKKRWLRQAISEECLDEMVPSPPNGFMTPLKKRRLARQCSDMVEDLSPTQASFFPMTPQPEDSGKDFPEPVAEVEVKVEKVKEEQTEISNEISEVPQVPQVKTEEIPKEEEEEDAEKIEVKIEDPEKVPKEEIEPESFDIEPLNPEKNEDNPSKEVDGNLGDIEDANSDEIADLQKKIHSFHAENILILKSRNRKAKLRVEAEEEKKPPPKIKKKRFSSDCEETAKRILARSSSKSPPKIEPKVEKSPEPEGIPAPSVLEFPANFNSSIPPPPPTSASTYSSYLLNNATNLMANVPPSNPLCIPPIFSTFPPPQSMSVPPPPLADYMDKPTTFRDIFAPTAAAGVPPRPGYFATLNTPQPVPPPAVPPVTPPTGFLPKASFTTLDTNPAPAVVAPTPRIYTRTASADPRLNPNINVPEPPPAPKRKLSITEYRKRKQQSTDSAPADLKACPLTPEGDAGKEQDGDFLPKNADTCNLSDSKDDSSSSASATKTPSTPEENVPFSPTPTLLELQQESLSERLKSYKSLQELSTTLPAREYFNKGTFEENPSVSSTTCDSVTSSTVVAIASTDSSNCGEDKIETPEGDDVQEITTTCDGETGEEKKQEEVP